One window from the genome of Streptomyces sp. WZ-12 encodes:
- the trmB gene encoding tRNA (guanosine(46)-N7)-methyltransferase TrmB, whose product MSENPATPKTLAADADATGADAAVTTVATAAPAAVPRRGKPMFPDGTGPAADPAGSHHERRIRSFQPRRSRVTASQGEALRRLWPKWGVDVDGLSRLDLDAFFDGLPVVLEIGFGMGEATAQMAAAAPETGILGCDVHTPGQGHLLGLAERNGLSNIRVANGDAIILLREMLPPASLAGLRVYFPDPWPKKRHHKRRLIQPEFVALAATRLAPGALVHCATDWEPYAEQMLEVLSAEPALENRYQDYAPRPDFRPLTKFEGQGLDKGHTVHDLLFRRRA is encoded by the coding sequence GTGTCCGAGAACCCCGCCACCCCCAAGACCCTCGCCGCCGATGCCGACGCCACGGGCGCGGACGCCGCGGTGACCACCGTCGCGACCGCCGCCCCGGCCGCCGTGCCCCGGCGCGGCAAGCCGATGTTCCCCGACGGCACGGGGCCGGCGGCCGACCCCGCCGGCTCGCACCACGAGCGGCGGATCCGGTCCTTCCAACCCCGCCGCAGCCGCGTCACCGCCTCGCAGGGCGAGGCGCTGCGCCGGCTCTGGCCGAAGTGGGGCGTGGACGTCGACGGGCTCTCCCGCCTCGACCTCGACGCGTTCTTCGACGGGCTGCCGGTCGTCCTGGAGATCGGTTTCGGGATGGGCGAGGCCACCGCGCAGATGGCCGCCGCCGCCCCGGAGACCGGCATCCTCGGCTGCGATGTGCACACCCCTGGCCAGGGCCATCTGCTCGGTCTCGCGGAGCGGAACGGTCTGTCCAACATCCGGGTGGCCAACGGCGACGCGATCATCCTGCTGCGCGAGATGCTCCCCCCGGCGTCCCTGGCCGGCCTGCGCGTCTACTTCCCGGACCCCTGGCCCAAGAAGCGCCACCACAAACGCCGCCTGATCCAGCCGGAGTTCGTGGCGCTGGCCGCCACCCGGCTCGCGCCCGGCGCCCTGGTGCACTGCGCGACCGACTGGGAGCCGTACGCCGAGCAGATGCTGGAGGTCCTCTCCGCGGAGCCGGCGCTGGAGAACCGCTACCAGGACTACGCGCCGCGACCGGACTTCCGGCCGCTGACGAAGTTCGAGGGCCAGGGCCTGGACAAGGGCCACACCGTCCACGACCTGCTGTTCCGTCGCCGGGCCTGA
- the lhgO gene encoding L-2-hydroxyglutarate oxidase, translating into MAAYDCDVLVIGAGIVGLSTARALTRAAPGIRVVVLEKEPGVARHQTGRNSGVIHSGIYYPPGSLKARFALQGAAEMVKFCTEHDIPHEVTGKLIVATDRGELPRLHGLIQRGREHGLPVRELGPAQIAAYEPEVRGLAAIHVGTTGVCDFGAVARELGRLAQEDGARVVLGEEVTAIGRRPGRVAVRTAGGTVYRARALVNCAGLHCDRIARLAGDAPGMRIVPFRGEYFTLAPERAALVRGLVYPVPDPAFPFLGVHLTRGIDGAVHIGPNAVPALAREGYDWRTLRPAELAGTLAFRGSWRIARRHWRYGAGELHRSLSRRAFADAVRRLLPDAREEDLLPCPAGVRAQAVLPDGTLVDDFLFAESPGMVHVLNAPSPAATACLPIGREVARRVARLLGIPAGEVQDGRSPAGS; encoded by the coding sequence GTGGCGGCGTACGACTGCGATGTGCTGGTGATCGGTGCCGGGATCGTGGGGCTTTCCACGGCCCGTGCCCTCACGCGCGCCGCGCCGGGCATACGCGTCGTGGTGCTGGAGAAGGAGCCCGGTGTGGCCCGCCACCAGACCGGGCGCAACAGCGGGGTGATCCACAGCGGCATCTACTACCCACCCGGTTCGCTCAAGGCCCGCTTCGCCCTCCAAGGGGCGGCGGAAATGGTCAAGTTCTGCACGGAGCATGACATTCCGCACGAGGTCACCGGCAAGCTGATCGTCGCCACCGACCGCGGCGAGCTGCCCCGGCTGCACGGCCTCATCCAGCGCGGCCGGGAGCACGGGCTGCCGGTCCGGGAGCTGGGCCCGGCCCAGATCGCCGCGTACGAGCCGGAGGTGCGCGGCCTGGCCGCGATCCACGTCGGCACGACCGGCGTCTGCGACTTCGGCGCGGTCGCCCGGGAGTTGGGCCGGCTCGCCCAGGAGGACGGCGCGCGGGTCGTCCTCGGCGAGGAGGTCACCGCCATCGGGCGCCGCCCCGGCCGGGTCGCGGTCCGCACCGCCGGCGGCACGGTCTACCGCGCCCGCGCCCTGGTCAACTGCGCCGGGCTGCACTGCGACCGGATCGCCCGGCTGGCCGGCGACGCCCCGGGCATGCGGATCGTGCCGTTCCGCGGTGAGTACTTCACCCTCGCCCCGGAGCGCGCGGCCCTGGTCCGCGGCCTGGTCTACCCGGTGCCCGACCCGGCGTTCCCGTTCCTGGGGGTGCACCTCACCCGCGGCATCGACGGCGCCGTCCACATCGGGCCGAACGCCGTCCCCGCGCTGGCCCGCGAGGGGTACGACTGGCGCACGCTGCGCCCCGCGGAGCTCGCCGGGACGCTGGCCTTCCGCGGCTCCTGGCGGATAGCCCGCCGCCACTGGCGCTACGGCGCGGGCGAGCTGCACCGCTCGCTGTCCCGCCGGGCCTTCGCGGACGCGGTCCGCCGGCTGCTGCCCGACGCCCGGGAGGAGGACCTGCTCCCCTGCCCCGCCGGCGTCCGGGCCCAGGCCGTCCTCCCCGACGGCACCCTCGTCGACGACTTCCTCTTCGCCGAGTCCCCCGGCATGGTCCACGTCCTCAACGCCCCGTCGCCGGCCGCCACGGCCTGCCTCCCGATCGGCCGCGAGGTGGCCCGGCGGGTCGCCCGGCTGTTGGGCATACCGGCGGGCGAGGTGCAAGACGGCCGCTCCCCGGCGGGGAGCTGA
- a CDS encoding PrsW family intramembrane metalloprotease: MYPSPPPLPERSAGPPPYTPAEAHPGPRRRFAPWRSRTVRAIALAALLALSGVLILGIVRRQTGTEGFLVGLGLAVFPVPLLIAAFCWLDRIEPEPWRNLAFAFAWGACAATLVAVLANGFATDWLASNLATASPTEAEAWGSTVVAPIVEEVVKAAAIALLYRFRRRDFDGITAGIVIAGITATGFAFTENVLYLGSAFGEDQSMGHTGLTSLTAGTFFVRIVVSPFAHPLFTILTGLAFGIAATRYPRRRGARTGLVLLGLTTAILLHGVWNAASSLGDAGFLTVYGVFMVPVLLALTWLALWARRQELLSVREYLAPYTAAGWLAAPEPTALASLKTRALARDIARRTHGPAAARAVTAYGALATALSFHRRRAHLTGPTADFAARERELLDGLWHYRSWAGPALLQAWAGRTATPEAVPDRPGGAPGSDAATGRRPAP; encoded by the coding sequence GTGTACCCGTCACCGCCGCCGCTCCCCGAGCGCTCAGCCGGCCCGCCGCCGTACACACCCGCCGAGGCCCACCCCGGGCCCCGGCGCCGGTTCGCGCCCTGGCGCAGCCGGACCGTCCGGGCCATCGCACTGGCCGCGCTGCTCGCGCTCTCCGGCGTGCTCATCCTCGGCATCGTCCGGCGCCAGACCGGCACCGAGGGCTTCCTGGTCGGCCTCGGGCTGGCCGTCTTCCCCGTCCCGCTACTGATAGCGGCGTTCTGCTGGCTGGACCGCATCGAGCCCGAGCCCTGGCGGAACCTCGCGTTCGCCTTCGCCTGGGGGGCATGCGCCGCCACCCTCGTCGCCGTACTGGCCAACGGCTTCGCCACCGACTGGCTGGCCAGCAACCTCGCCACCGCGTCCCCGACCGAGGCCGAGGCATGGGGTTCGACGGTGGTCGCCCCGATCGTCGAGGAAGTGGTGAAGGCCGCCGCCATCGCCCTCCTCTACCGCTTCCGCCGCCGCGACTTCGACGGGATCACGGCCGGCATCGTGATCGCCGGCATCACCGCCACCGGCTTCGCGTTCACCGAGAACGTCCTCTATCTGGGCAGCGCCTTCGGCGAGGACCAGTCCATGGGCCACACCGGACTGACCTCCCTCACGGCCGGCACCTTCTTCGTGCGGATCGTGGTCTCCCCGTTCGCCCACCCGTTGTTCACGATCCTCACCGGCCTGGCGTTCGGCATCGCCGCGACCCGCTACCCCCGCCGCCGCGGTGCCCGGACCGGGCTCGTGCTCCTCGGCCTGACCACCGCGATCCTGCTGCACGGCGTGTGGAACGCCGCCTCCTCCCTCGGTGACGCCGGCTTCCTCACCGTCTACGGCGTCTTCATGGTCCCGGTCCTGCTGGCCCTGACGTGGCTGGCGCTCTGGGCCCGCCGCCAGGAGCTGCTCTCGGTCCGCGAGTACCTCGCCCCGTACACCGCCGCCGGCTGGCTGGCCGCGCCCGAGCCCACCGCCCTCGCCTCGCTGAAGACCCGCGCACTGGCCCGCGACATAGCCCGCCGCACCCACGGCCCGGCCGCCGCCCGCGCCGTCACCGCCTACGGCGCGCTGGCCACCGCGCTCTCCTTCCACCGACGCCGCGCCCATCTGACCGGCCCGACCGCCGACTTCGCCGCCCGGGAGCGGGAACTCCTGGACGGCCTGTGGCACTACCGGTCGTGGGCGGGCCCGGCGCTGCTCCAGGCATGGGCGGGCCGGACGGCGACGCCGGAAGCGGTGCCGGACCGGCCCGGGGGCGCGCCCGGTTCCGACGCGGCAACGGGCCGGCGCCCCGCCCCGTAA
- a CDS encoding MFS transporter, which yields MSRDTRGPNEKLGTVLALAGISNAGLARRVNDLGAQRGLTLRYDKTSVARWVSKGMVPQGAAPHLIASAIGSKLGRPVPLHEIGLADADPAPEVGLAFPRDVGAAVRSATELYRLDLAGRRGNGGGIWQSLAGSFAVSAYATPTSRWLISPTDSSVARETAEAREKDAAAAGDAGTPQHVGHSDVTKLREAAEDARRWDSKYGGGDWRSSMVPECLRVDAAPLLLASYSDEVGRALFGATSELTRLAGWMAFDTGQQEAAQRYYIQALRLARAAADVPLGGYVLASMSLQATYRGFADEGVDLAQAALERNRGLATARTMSFFRLVEARAQAKAGEARACEVALKASEGWLERSRSGDPDPSWLDFYSYERFAADAAECYRDLRLPRQVRRFTEQALSRPTEEFVRSHGLRLVVSAVAELESGNLDAACAAGTRAVEVAGRISSARTTEYVRDLLHRLEPYGDEPRVVELRERARPLLAAPA from the coding sequence ATGTCCAGGGATACACGCGGGCCGAACGAGAAGCTCGGCACCGTTCTCGCCCTCGCGGGGATCAGCAATGCCGGACTGGCGCGCCGGGTCAACGACCTGGGTGCCCAACGCGGTCTGACGCTTCGCTACGACAAGACGTCGGTGGCCCGGTGGGTCTCCAAGGGCATGGTGCCCCAGGGCGCCGCGCCCCATCTGATTGCGTCCGCGATCGGCAGCAAGCTGGGGCGACCGGTGCCGTTGCACGAGATCGGCCTGGCCGATGCCGATCCGGCGCCCGAAGTCGGGCTGGCCTTCCCCCGTGACGTGGGCGCGGCGGTGCGCTCAGCGACCGAGTTGTACCGTCTCGATCTCGCCGGCCGGCGGGGCAACGGCGGCGGCATCTGGCAGAGCCTGGCCGGATCCTTCGCGGTCAGCGCGTATGCGACCCCCACCTCCCGTTGGCTGATATCGCCGACCGACAGTTCGGTGGCGCGGGAGACGGCCGAGGCGCGGGAGAAGGACGCCGCGGCCGCCGGTGACGCCGGGACCCCGCAGCACGTCGGCCACAGCGACGTCACCAAGCTGCGCGAGGCGGCCGAGGACGCCCGGCGCTGGGACTCCAAGTACGGTGGCGGGGACTGGCGTTCGTCCATGGTGCCGGAGTGCCTCCGGGTGGACGCGGCGCCGCTGCTGCTCGCCTCGTACAGCGACGAGGTGGGCCGCGCGCTCTTCGGGGCGACGTCCGAACTCACCCGCCTGGCAGGCTGGATGGCCTTCGACACCGGCCAACAGGAGGCCGCCCAGCGGTACTACATCCAGGCGCTGCGGCTGGCCCGCGCCGCCGCGGACGTCCCCCTGGGCGGGTACGTGCTCGCGTCGATGTCCCTCCAGGCGACCTACCGGGGCTTCGCCGACGAGGGCGTCGACCTGGCCCAGGCCGCCCTGGAGCGCAACCGCGGGCTGGCCACCGCGCGCACCATGAGCTTCTTCCGCCTGGTGGAGGCGCGGGCGCAGGCCAAGGCCGGCGAGGCGCGCGCCTGCGAGGTGGCGCTGAAGGCGTCCGAGGGCTGGCTGGAGCGCTCCCGCAGCGGCGACCCGGACCCGTCCTGGTTGGACTTCTACTCCTACGAGCGGTTCGCCGCCGACGCCGCCGAGTGCTACCGGGACCTGCGGCTGCCCCGTCAGGTGCGGCGCTTCACCGAGCAGGCGCTCTCCCGGCCGACGGAGGAGTTCGTCCGCTCGCACGGGCTGCGCCTCGTCGTGTCGGCCGTCGCCGAACTGGAGTCCGGCAATCTGGACGCGGCGTGCGCCGCCGGCACCCGGGCCGTCGAGGTCGCCGGCCGCATCTCGTCCGCCCGCACCACGGAGTACGTCCGGGACCTGCTGCACCGCCTGGAGCCGTACGGGGACGAGCCCCGGGTGGTCGAACTCCGGGAGCGGGCGCGGCCGTTGCTGGCGGCGCCGGCGTAG